The following are encoded in a window of Cycloclasticus pugetii PS-1 genomic DNA:
- a CDS encoding Txe/YoeB family addiction module toxin yields the protein MTWELLYTKQAQKDARKLSSELKNNAKPLLDIIQKDPYQNPPPYEKLVGDLSGAYSRRINIQHRLVYQIYEKEHSIKVIRLWTHYE from the coding sequence GTGACTTGGGAGCTACTCTATACAAAACAAGCTCAAAAAGATGCTAGGAAGCTTTCTTCTGAACTTAAGAATAACGCAAAACCTCTTCTAGATATAATTCAAAAAGACCCTTACCAAAACCCACCACCCTATGAAAAGTTGGTTGGCGATTTATCCGGTGCATATTCACGTCGCATCAACATTCAGCATAGGCTTGTTTACCAAATATACGAAAAGGAACATAGTATAAAAGTAATCAGGCTTTGGACTCACTATGAATAA
- the ppk1 gene encoding polyphosphate kinase 1 — protein MIKKLEAKYIAKELSWLSFNERVLQEAADKSTPIIERVRFLGIFSNNLDEFFRVRVANVKRRVLIEKDLDEQTPTKNLLRDIQKKVLKLQEEFDVTYHEVLKGLAHKNIFLINEDQLSPEQGNWLQKYFTNHLQGFIEPIIINKNTNLAALLKDDLSYLICEMLGGKNIQYAAIAIPTTDSPRFIELPREKGKRRRDIIMSDNIIRYCINNIFSAYFNYKVCNVYAMKVTGDADFGLTDDIDLSVLEKLSIGLKQRLHAKPVRFVYERAMPDHAIDMLKSKLGITRHDSVVPGGRYHNFRDFIDFPNVGRKHLENPPLTPLVSRQFSRHACPFDAIKQQDILLCYPYHKFDHFTELIRQAAFDPNVFEIKICLYRVANNSRLIKSLINAVRNGKEVFAVIELHARFDEQANMEWARILTESGVKVHFGLPSLKCHTKLCLIGRHEHKKQTYYAHVGTGNFHEKTAKVYTDFSLFTNKQAITKEVALVFDFIAHSYKKTTFKHLIVSPIGTRDWINKSIENEIKMAKKGHKAEILIKMNNIDDKQVIDKLYEASSAGVKIKIVLRGMCSLAPGVVGLSDNIEVISIVDRFLEHTRFTIFHNNGDPRVTISSADWMTRNIERRVEVGCPIYDPAIQQQIIHIFNLQWSDKTKARIIDKKQHNKYLPRGNKRKIRSQISVYNYLKDLESNKK, from the coding sequence GTGATCAAAAAATTAGAGGCGAAATATATTGCGAAAGAACTCAGCTGGCTGTCCTTTAACGAGCGCGTGCTACAAGAAGCGGCTGATAAATCCACACCTATTATAGAAAGAGTCCGGTTTTTAGGCATTTTTTCAAACAACCTAGATGAGTTTTTCAGGGTGCGCGTTGCCAATGTTAAGCGCCGGGTTCTTATTGAGAAAGACCTTGATGAACAAACACCGACCAAAAACTTGTTACGTGATATACAAAAAAAGGTCTTAAAGCTACAAGAAGAATTTGATGTCACTTACCATGAGGTATTGAAAGGGCTCGCGCATAAAAACATTTTCTTAATTAATGAAGATCAACTGAGCCCCGAGCAAGGAAACTGGCTACAAAAATACTTTACCAATCATCTACAAGGTTTTATTGAGCCTATTATTATCAATAAAAATACTAATTTAGCGGCCTTATTAAAAGATGACCTCAGCTATTTAATTTGTGAAATGCTGGGTGGTAAAAACATACAGTATGCAGCAATTGCGATACCAACCACAGACTCTCCTCGTTTTATTGAATTACCACGTGAAAAAGGTAAACGACGACGAGATATTATTATGTCCGACAATATTATTCGCTATTGTATAAACAATATTTTTTCCGCCTATTTTAATTACAAGGTCTGCAATGTTTACGCTATGAAGGTAACGGGAGATGCTGATTTCGGTCTAACCGATGATATTGATTTATCGGTTTTAGAAAAATTATCTATCGGTTTAAAGCAGCGCCTACATGCTAAGCCTGTGAGATTTGTGTACGAACGAGCCATGCCCGATCATGCTATCGACATGCTGAAATCTAAACTTGGCATTACACGTCATGATAGTGTGGTGCCAGGTGGCCGTTATCATAATTTCCGAGACTTTATTGACTTCCCTAATGTGGGGCGTAAACACCTTGAAAACCCTCCGTTAACACCTTTGGTTTCTAGGCAATTTTCCCGTCATGCCTGCCCTTTTGATGCAATAAAGCAGCAAGACATTTTGCTTTGTTACCCTTATCACAAGTTTGATCACTTTACCGAATTGATACGTCAGGCAGCTTTTGATCCAAATGTATTTGAAATAAAAATCTGCCTCTACCGTGTAGCCAACAACAGTAGGCTTATCAAGTCACTGATCAATGCGGTTAGAAATGGCAAAGAAGTTTTTGCTGTTATTGAGTTACACGCACGTTTTGATGAACAAGCCAACATGGAATGGGCGCGTATCTTAACCGAGTCGGGTGTTAAGGTTCACTTTGGCTTACCCTCACTAAAGTGCCACACTAAATTATGTTTAATTGGCCGACATGAACATAAAAAACAAACCTATTACGCTCACGTTGGCACCGGTAACTTTCACGAAAAAACAGCTAAGGTTTACACCGACTTTAGTTTATTTACCAACAAACAAGCGATTACCAAGGAAGTTGCGCTTGTTTTTGACTTTATTGCGCACAGTTATAAAAAAACCACGTTTAAACATTTAATTGTTTCCCCTATCGGCACAAGAGATTGGATTAATAAATCGATTGAGAATGAAATAAAGATGGCCAAAAAAGGGCATAAGGCTGAAATTCTTATTAAAATGAATAACATTGATGATAAGCAAGTTATTGATAAGTTGTACGAGGCCAGTAGTGCCGGTGTGAAAATTAAAATCGTCTTGAGGGGAATGTGCAGTTTAGCTCCTGGGGTTGTAGGGCTTAGTGACAATATTGAAGTTATTTCTATTGTCGACCGATTTTTAGAACATACACGATTTACGATTTTTCATAATAATGGAGACCCTCGCGTTACCATTAGTTCGGCAGACTGGATGACGCGTAATATAGAGCGGCGTGTAGAGGTTGGCTGCCCTATTTATGACCCTGCCATTCAGCAACAAATTATCCATATCTTTAACCTCCAATGGTCCGATAAGACAAAGGCCAGAATTATAGATAAGAAACAACATAACAAATATTTGCCACGAGGCAATAAGCGAAAAATTCGCTCTCAAATATCGGTGTATAACTATCTAAAAGACCTTGAGTCTAACAAGAAATGA
- a CDS encoding bifunctional acetate--CoA ligase family protein/GNAT family N-acetyltransferase, with translation MTENRMSSFIAPQTIVVIGASSRDGSLGKIIVQNLLSGGMAKDNISIVNPKYKRVLDLPCSASVDELESAADLAVIVSPPKTVPGLIAELGQKGTRSVVVITAGFSEGNGTGGKDLEAQMLKEARQYNVRIIGPNCLGVISPINKLNASFSHLMPNKGKIGVISQSGAMLTSIIDWACGRGIGFSHLVSLGDMADITFGEVLDAMSMDSETEAIVIYMESVQHARRFISAARAASRTKPIVVLKVGRSDAGSKAVASHTGAMAGSDDVYQAVFDRSGLLRVNGMSELFYAAASLTSVKPLDKSGLAILTNGGGMGVLATDALVQSGGVLAQLSDVSKQKLDKVLPKTWSGANPIDIIGDAGPDRYAAALGVLQEDENIGAILVLNCPTAVSSSIDIAKVVADIAATGKKCVLTSWVGSATAEASRSLFAERGIPSYATPESAVNSFMYLVHYRQNQKILMETPPALTEDLEFDVKTAQSIVDKAVAQKREWLNEMEAKQVLAAYGIPTVTTRLATTAEEAVSFATELGYPVAVKIFSPDILHKSDVQGVALNLASEAAVKQAVLDIQNTVQHRRPDAQIEGFFVQNMANYKDAHEVILGVLNDPTFGPVLMFGQGGTAVEVYNDKALALPPLNLKLAKDMVVRTKIYHLLKGYRDREAVDMDALLLTLIKLSQLVVDFDRLVELDVNPLLVNSQGVVALDARIRISIKSEVKTNRLAIHPYPHDLEEKITLASGKTYELRPVRPEDEPALIENFNQLTKEEIRFRFFNAIKTMSHPMAARFSQIDYDREMALVITDPRTQKNWKLYAVVRLISDAFEPRAEFSLIVNHVVGRQGLGTLLLKRIIHYAESRGLKEVYGSVLAENKVMLDLCKRAGFTMQSQHNEPGVVTVKLLLNREASNS, from the coding sequence ATGACTGAAAACAGAATGTCGAGCTTTATTGCTCCTCAAACAATTGTTGTTATCGGCGCCAGTTCACGTGATGGCTCACTCGGTAAGATCATTGTTCAAAACTTATTGTCTGGCGGTATGGCGAAAGACAATATCAGTATTGTTAACCCTAAGTATAAACGTGTACTCGATCTTCCTTGTAGTGCCTCGGTAGATGAACTTGAATCTGCAGCGGATTTAGCGGTTATTGTTTCACCACCTAAGACTGTGCCGGGGTTAATTGCTGAACTAGGGCAAAAAGGGACAAGAAGTGTTGTTGTCATTACCGCTGGCTTTTCTGAAGGCAATGGCACCGGTGGTAAAGATCTTGAGGCGCAAATGTTGAAAGAGGCGCGTCAATATAATGTGAGAATTATAGGGCCGAATTGTTTAGGGGTTATCTCACCGATTAACAAATTAAATGCGAGTTTTAGCCATTTAATGCCTAACAAAGGAAAGATTGGTGTCATTTCTCAATCAGGCGCCATGTTAACCTCGATTATTGACTGGGCATGTGGTCGCGGTATCGGTTTTTCTCATTTAGTGTCACTGGGGGATATGGCTGATATTACATTTGGAGAGGTCTTAGATGCAATGTCAATGGACTCAGAAACGGAAGCTATTGTTATTTACATGGAATCGGTTCAGCATGCGAGGCGCTTTATTTCAGCAGCAAGGGCCGCCTCTAGGACGAAGCCGATTGTTGTGCTGAAAGTGGGTCGCTCAGATGCGGGCAGTAAAGCAGTAGCGTCTCATACGGGAGCAATGGCAGGTTCTGATGATGTCTATCAAGCTGTTTTTGATCGTTCAGGCTTACTTAGGGTCAATGGGATGAGTGAGCTTTTTTATGCTGCTGCATCACTGACATCGGTTAAACCACTGGATAAGAGTGGCTTAGCCATTTTGACAAATGGTGGTGGTATGGGTGTATTGGCAACAGACGCATTGGTTCAATCAGGTGGGGTGTTAGCGCAGCTGTCAGATGTCAGCAAACAAAAGCTTGATAAGGTGTTGCCAAAAACATGGTCGGGTGCAAACCCTATCGACATTATTGGTGATGCTGGACCAGACCGTTATGCTGCCGCCTTGGGTGTTCTTCAAGAGGATGAAAATATTGGTGCGATATTGGTCTTGAATTGTCCGACGGCTGTTTCATCAAGCATTGATATAGCGAAGGTTGTGGCTGATATTGCTGCAACAGGTAAAAAATGTGTGCTCACCAGTTGGGTGGGTAGTGCAACCGCCGAAGCAAGTCGTTCCTTGTTTGCTGAGCGAGGTATTCCGAGTTATGCAACGCCTGAATCGGCGGTTAATTCATTTATGTATTTAGTACATTATCGTCAAAACCAGAAAATTTTGATGGAAACACCGCCCGCGCTGACAGAAGATTTAGAGTTTGACGTTAAGACAGCACAGTCTATTGTTGACAAAGCGGTAGCGCAAAAGCGCGAATGGCTTAATGAAATGGAAGCAAAGCAGGTGTTGGCAGCCTATGGTATTCCGACGGTAACAACACGCCTAGCTACGACAGCCGAAGAGGCTGTCAGTTTTGCGACAGAGCTTGGGTACCCAGTGGCGGTAAAAATATTTTCTCCCGATATTCTTCATAAATCAGATGTTCAAGGCGTTGCGCTGAACTTGGCGAGTGAGGCAGCGGTAAAACAAGCCGTGCTAGATATTCAAAATACGGTTCAACATCGTCGGCCAGATGCGCAAATAGAAGGCTTTTTTGTTCAAAATATGGCTAATTATAAAGACGCGCATGAGGTGATCTTAGGTGTGTTAAATGACCCAACATTTGGTCCGGTTTTAATGTTTGGCCAGGGGGGTACAGCGGTTGAAGTGTATAACGATAAAGCGCTAGCCTTGCCTCCATTGAACCTTAAGTTAGCAAAAGATATGGTGGTGAGGACGAAAATTTATCATCTGCTAAAAGGTTATCGTGATCGAGAAGCTGTTGATATGGATGCGCTTTTGTTAACACTGATTAAACTCTCTCAATTAGTTGTGGATTTTGATCGCTTAGTTGAGTTGGATGTTAATCCGTTGCTGGTTAATAGTCAGGGTGTTGTTGCGCTCGATGCCCGCATACGTATTTCTATAAAAAGTGAGGTGAAGACGAACAGGCTGGCTATACACCCTTACCCACATGATCTTGAAGAGAAAATAACGCTTGCGTCCGGTAAAACCTACGAATTGAGACCGGTGAGACCAGAGGATGAACCGGCGCTGATAGAAAACTTTAATCAGTTAACCAAAGAAGAGATACGGTTTAGATTTTTTAATGCAATAAAGACGATGAGTCACCCCATGGCAGCACGTTTTTCGCAAATTGATTATGACCGTGAAATGGCGTTGGTTATAACGGACCCAAGAACACAAAAAAACTGGAAGCTGTACGCCGTGGTGCGCTTAATATCAGATGCATTTGAACCAAGGGCCGAGTTTTCTTTAATTGTTAATCATGTCGTTGGCCGACAAGGCTTGGGTACGTTATTGTTGAAGAGGATTATTCATTACGCCGAATCAAGAGGGCTTAAGGAGGTGTATGGTTCAGTGTTGGCAGAAAACAAAGTCATGCTAGA
- a CDS encoding DUF2834 domain-containing protein: MLNSSKSRQIIYALFALAGVTLTSYFNIQYMLEQGGFSLSHFIHQAYINNASSSLTNDVLVIWGAFIVWSFVEARRLSMARWWVYILLTATVAVAFAVPVFLLMRERRLAEMNID, encoded by the coding sequence ATGCTCAACTCATCCAAAAGCCGTCAAATAATCTATGCTTTATTTGCTTTAGCGGGCGTCACGTTAACGTCGTACTTTAATATTCAATATATGCTTGAACAGGGTGGGTTTTCACTTAGTCATTTTATTCATCAGGCCTATATTAACAATGCCTCAAGCTCTTTAACCAATGATGTGCTGGTTATCTGGGGCGCTTTTATTGTTTGGTCATTTGTTGAAGCTCGCCGCCTCTCAATGGCTCGATGGTGGGTGTATATTCTACTAACGGCTACCGTTGCGGTGGCTTTTGCAGTACCCGTTTTTCTATTAATGCGCGAGCGACGCTTAGCAGAGATGAATATCGATTGA
- a CDS encoding SdiA-regulated domain-containing protein, with protein sequence MLNTTRISRLDYCLKIVLEQSRIGDLKVCNKQNLIYLLLILVVSFGLFSGEETPIVAGQQIGLTGYEIHATPKMIAGVKDNASGLTYNSNTNTLFAVVNNPEMLLELTKDGELIRRIDLIGFEDTEGVMYLGGERYAVVEERKRTLVMFDINSQTKVVNRVGLKSLQLAITSGKNKGFEGLTYNQDSGDLFIINEKTPRQLIKLSGFVESSDIAISTPFSLEKTSFGGDDYSGVHYDDQTGHLILLSDESRQMVEVNKEGIEISRLDLSRGNAGLHDDVPQAEGITMDKDGDIYVISEPNFFYRLKSKNRLLKVASKND encoded by the coding sequence ATGCTGAATACCACACGAATATCTCGTTTAGATTATTGCTTAAAAATTGTTTTGGAGCAGTCTCGTATTGGTGATTTAAAAGTTTGTAATAAGCAAAACCTGATCTATCTCTTGTTAATATTAGTCGTTTCATTCGGCCTCTTCAGCGGTGAAGAAACCCCCATAGTTGCTGGACAGCAAATTGGCTTAACTGGCTATGAAATTCACGCAACGCCTAAGATGATAGCGGGTGTTAAAGATAATGCATCTGGCCTAACCTATAACAGCAATACCAATACATTATTTGCTGTTGTTAATAACCCAGAAATGCTACTTGAGCTGACAAAAGACGGTGAGCTAATTCGTCGTATTGATTTAATTGGCTTCGAAGACACAGAAGGGGTGATGTATCTCGGCGGCGAACGATATGCCGTGGTTGAAGAGCGAAAAAGAACCTTGGTAATGTTCGATATTAATTCGCAAACAAAGGTTGTTAATAGGGTGGGCTTAAAGAGCCTTCAGTTAGCCATTACATCAGGTAAAAACAAAGGATTTGAAGGGTTAACTTATAACCAAGACAGTGGGGATTTATTTATCATTAACGAGAAAACACCTCGACAACTGATAAAGCTGTCGGGTTTTGTTGAATCATCTGATATCGCTATTTCAACGCCGTTTTCTTTAGAAAAAACCTCTTTTGGCGGTGATGATTACTCAGGGGTGCATTATGACGATCAAACAGGCCATCTAATACTCTTGAGTGACGAATCTCGTCAAATGGTTGAAGTCAATAAAGAAGGGATTGAAATCAGCCGATTGGACTTGAGTAGAGGGAATGCTGGTTTGCATGATGATGTACCGCAGGCTGAAGGTATAACAATGGACAAAGACGGTGATATTTATGTCATCAGCGAGCCTAATTTCTTTTATCGTCTCAAGAGTAAAAATCGCCTGTTAAAAGTCGCGTCAAAAAATGACTAA
- a CDS encoding redoxin domain-containing protein yields MMSNSIYDIALTKIDGSESTLSDYQGKVMLIVNVASKCGLTPQYEGLEALYQAYQDKGLVVLGLPCNDFAGQEPGSDAEIQTFCSTNYAVNFPLYSKVNINSSPRHPLYEWLINAQPTSKQLEGGQLMSRLAEKGLSPAVESDVSWNFEKFLVARDGSIKGRFAPDIA; encoded by the coding sequence ATGATGAGTAACTCAATTTACGACATAGCGCTAACTAAAATTGACGGTAGCGAATCAACCCTCTCTGACTACCAGGGAAAGGTTATGCTGATTGTTAATGTGGCTTCTAAATGCGGTTTAACCCCTCAATATGAAGGTTTAGAGGCGCTTTATCAAGCGTATCAGGACAAAGGCTTGGTGGTATTGGGTTTGCCTTGTAATGATTTTGCAGGGCAAGAACCGGGCAGTGATGCTGAAATACAAACATTTTGTTCAACAAACTATGCCGTCAATTTTCCGCTGTACAGTAAAGTAAACATAAATAGCAGCCCAAGACACCCGCTATACGAATGGCTTATTAATGCCCAGCCAACAAGCAAACAGCTAGAAGGTGGTCAGTTAATGAGCCGACTGGCAGAAAAGGGTTTATCGCCAGCGGTAGAAAGCGATGTCAGCTGGAATTTTGAAAAATTTTTAGTGGCACGTGATGGGTCAATTAAAGGCCGGTTTGCGCCTGATATAGCCTGA
- a CDS encoding type II toxin-antitoxin system Phd/YefM family antitoxin encodes MTILNVTEARSKLYSLIDETTETHQPVIITGKRGNAVLVAEEDWNAISETLNLLSVPGMRESIQEGLKQDLSESSKELDW; translated from the coding sequence ATGACCATATTAAATGTTACTGAAGCTAGATCTAAACTGTACAGTCTTATAGATGAGACTACTGAAACACACCAACCTGTCATCATTACAGGAAAAAGAGGTAATGCCGTTTTAGTGGCAGAAGAAGACTGGAACGCCATCTCTGAAACGCTTAACTTGCTATCCGTTCCTGGCATGAGAGAATCTATCCAAGAGGGATTGAAACAAGACCTATCCGAAAGCTCTAAGGAGCTTGATTGGTGA
- a CDS encoding type II toxin-antitoxin system Phd/YefM family antitoxin: MTILNVTEARSKLYSLIDETTETHQPVIITGKRGNAVLVAEEDWNAISETLNLLSVPGMRESIQEGLKQDLSKSSKELDW; this comes from the coding sequence ATGACCATATTAAACGTTACTGAAGCTAGATCCAAACTGTACAGTCTTATAGATGAGACTACTGAAACACACCAACCTGTCATCATTACAGGAAAAAGAGGTAATGCCGTTTTAGTGGCAGAAGAAGACTGGAACGCCATCTCTGAAACGCTTAACTTGTTATCCGTTCCTGGCATGCGAGAGTCTATCCAAGAGGGATTGAAACAAGACCTATCTAAAAGCTCTAAGGAGCTTGATTGGTGA
- the ettA gene encoding energy-dependent translational throttle protein EttA, with protein MAQYIYTMNGVSKVVPPKRKILTDIYLSFYPGAKIGVLGLNGSGKSTLLKIMAGLDTEIEGEARPQPGIKIGYLAQEPQLDESKDVRANIEEALGDLTNAQAELDAVYAAYAEPDADFDALAKKQAELENILQAGDGHDTDRTMEIAADALRLPPWDADVSKLSGGEKRRVALCKLLLSKPDMLLLDEPTNHLDAESVAWLERFLHDFTGTVVAVTHDRYFLDNVAGWILELDRGRGIPWEGNYSSWLEQKDARLEQEQKAEASQKRSIKKELEWVRSNPKGRHAKSKARMARFDDLQSKEFQKRSETQEIYIPPGPRLGDSVIEAVNISKAFGDRVLFDNLNFNLPQGGIVGIIGANGAGKSTLFKMMGGLEEATSGDIKMGETVKLAYVDQSRENLDDNKTVFEEISEGNDVITVGTYETPSRAYVGRFNFKGSDQQKRMGDLSGGERNRVHLAKVLKEGGNVLLLDEPTNDLDIETLRALEEALLSFPGCAVVISHDRWFLDRIATHMLAFEGDSNVVWFEGNYEEYEADLKRRLGVEADQPKRLKYKKLAG; from the coding sequence ATGGCTCAATATATCTACACCATGAACGGCGTTAGTAAAGTCGTTCCCCCTAAACGTAAAATTCTTACTGATATTTATTTATCGTTTTACCCCGGCGCTAAAATTGGTGTTTTGGGTCTAAATGGCTCAGGTAAATCGACCCTGCTAAAAATTATGGCTGGGTTAGACACCGAAATAGAGGGCGAAGCGCGCCCACAGCCAGGCATTAAAATTGGCTACCTCGCCCAAGAACCGCAATTAGACGAAAGCAAGGACGTACGCGCTAACATTGAAGAAGCGTTAGGTGACCTCACCAATGCTCAAGCTGAATTAGACGCTGTATATGCCGCTTATGCCGAGCCCGATGCTGACTTTGACGCCCTAGCAAAAAAACAGGCCGAGTTAGAAAACATCCTGCAAGCTGGTGATGGCCACGACACCGATCGCACCATGGAAATTGCCGCAGATGCCCTACGCCTACCGCCATGGGATGCCGATGTGAGCAAACTATCAGGGGGTGAAAAACGCCGCGTTGCGCTGTGTAAATTATTACTTTCAAAACCCGATATGTTGCTGCTTGATGAACCAACCAACCACTTAGATGCTGAATCTGTGGCATGGTTAGAACGCTTCTTGCACGATTTTACCGGTACCGTAGTTGCCGTTACCCATGACCGTTATTTTTTAGATAACGTTGCCGGGTGGATTTTAGAACTCGATCGCGGACGCGGCATTCCTTGGGAAGGCAATTACTCATCATGGTTAGAACAAAAAGACGCACGACTAGAGCAAGAACAAAAAGCCGAAGCTTCACAAAAACGTTCCATTAAAAAAGAACTTGAATGGGTACGTTCAAACCCGAAAGGCCGCCATGCCAAAAGCAAAGCACGTATGGCACGCTTTGATGACTTGCAATCCAAAGAGTTCCAAAAACGCAGCGAAACACAGGAAATTTACATACCACCCGGCCCACGCTTGGGTGATTCGGTGATAGAAGCCGTTAACATCAGCAAAGCCTTTGGTGACCGCGTGTTATTCGACAACTTAAACTTTAATCTGCCACAAGGTGGCATCGTGGGGATTATTGGTGCCAACGGCGCAGGTAAATCCACCCTATTCAAAATGATGGGCGGGTTAGAAGAAGCCACCAGCGGCGACATTAAAATGGGTGAAACCGTAAAACTCGCCTACGTAGACCAATCACGCGAAAACTTAGACGACAACAAAACCGTATTCGAAGAAATATCAGAAGGTAACGACGTGATTACCGTTGGCACTTACGAAACCCCATCACGCGCTTATGTTGGACGCTTTAACTTTAAAGGATCTGACCAACAAAAACGCATGGGCGACCTATCCGGTGGTGAACGTAACCGTGTGCATTTAGCTAAAGTACTGAAAGAAGGCGGTAATGTATTACTGCTGGATGAACCGACTAATGATTTAGACATTGAAACCCTGCGCGCACTAGAAGAAGCCCTACTCAGCTTCCCCGGTTGCGCCGTGGTCATCTCGCATGATCGCTGGTTCTTAGACCGCATAGCCACCCACATGCTTGCCTTTGAAGGCGATAGTAATGTAGTCTGGTTTGAAGGTAATTATGAAGAATATGAAGCCGATTTAAAACGCCGACTGGGTGTAGAAGCAGATCAACCTAAAAGGTTAAAATATAAAAAGTTGGCGGGGTAG
- a CDS encoding Ppx/GppA phosphatase family protein, giving the protein MTSLNADTQSELIAALDLGSNSFHLIIARLNAGKLEPLHKVKHRVRLRAGLNKANELSYEAMLRAASSLKEMSATIKTYQIKKCRVVATHTLREAVNRNAFLSLAEYSLGFPIEIISGSEEARLIYQGVVRSEEIKDSCLVVDIGGGSTEIVLGEGTDTQYRDSKNMGCISFTERYFSKGVNQKSFKRAEVSALQKLEQCSHHFRTSHPNKVFATSGTAKALFKAIGLISETTDRLELNTLLKLQHLLCQIDGVSKLSLVGIDEARAMVLPAGLAIMIALMKSLNLTALTFCSAALREGVLFEMEQQNKQGDTRLRTRQHLQRLYNVDRRQAQQIAETCELFWHQTSKSWSLTSTKLKTLLLEAAYLYEVGQQINVTDFQQHSAYILANSDLAGYNQDEQLLLSTIVIGARKRFRRRRLPDIRIISHKMLTRLIRLFRLAVIINNSRQPLVIDLLSLQVDGREMMLSIDKQFFLEQDVTMADLNKESSVMANLGYTLSCQIV; this is encoded by the coding sequence ATGACTAGCCTTAACGCCGATACCCAATCAGAATTAATTGCTGCCTTAGATTTAGGCTCTAATAGTTTTCACTTAATTATTGCTCGCTTAAATGCCGGTAAGCTTGAACCTCTGCATAAGGTAAAACATCGAGTACGCTTACGAGCGGGGTTAAATAAGGCTAATGAATTAAGTTACGAGGCGATGCTAAGAGCAGCAAGCAGTCTTAAAGAAATGAGCGCTACAATAAAAACATATCAAATTAAAAAATGTCGTGTCGTGGCCACTCATACCTTGCGAGAAGCTGTTAACCGTAATGCTTTTCTCTCACTGGCTGAGTACTCATTGGGCTTTCCTATTGAAATAATTTCAGGCTCTGAAGAGGCCAGATTAATCTACCAAGGGGTCGTTCGTAGCGAAGAAATCAAAGACTCATGTTTGGTGGTTGATATAGGTGGTGGCAGTACTGAAATAGTGCTGGGTGAAGGCACTGATACTCAATATAGAGACAGCAAAAACATGGGCTGCATCAGCTTTACAGAACGTTACTTCAGTAAAGGCGTGAATCAAAAATCATTTAAACGGGCCGAGGTATCCGCACTGCAAAAGCTTGAGCAGTGTTCCCATCATTTTAGGACAAGTCACCCAAATAAGGTCTTTGCAACATCAGGCACCGCCAAAGCCCTTTTTAAGGCGATCGGTTTAATCAGCGAAACAACCGACCGTCTAGAATTAAATACCTTACTCAAATTACAACATTTATTATGCCAAATAGACGGTGTCTCTAAGCTCTCATTAGTTGGTATTGACGAAGCTAGAGCCATGGTTTTACCTGCTGGCTTAGCCATTATGATTGCCCTTATGAAGAGCCTAAACCTAACTGCTTTGACATTCTGCTCTGCTGCCTTGCGCGAGGGCGTCTTGTTTGAAATGGAGCAACAAAATAAACAAGGAGATACACGGCTGCGTACTCGCCAACATTTACAACGTCTTTACAACGTTGACCGTAGGCAGGCCCAACAAATAGCAGAAACTTGCGAGCTATTTTGGCACCAAACTTCAAAAAGCTGGAGTCTAACCTCAACGAAACTTAAGACTCTATTACTTGAGGCCGCTTATTTATATGAGGTTGGCCAGCAAATTAATGTGACTGACTTTCAGCAACATTCAGCTTATATTTTGGCTAACAGTGACCTTGCGGGCTATAACCAAGACGAACAGCTTCTGCTTTCAACCATCGTCATTGGGGCTAGAAAACGGTTTAGACGAAGACGGCTTCCCGACATTCGAATTATCAGCCATAAAATGTTAACGCGGTTAATTCGCCTATTTCGCTTAGCTGTTATTATAAATAATAGCCGCCAGCCCTTAGTTATCGATTTATTATCGCTTCAGGTTGATGGGCGCGAAATGATGCTAAGCATTGATAAACAGTTCTTTCTTGAACAAGACGTGACTATGGCTGACTTAAACAAAGAGTCCAGTGTTATGGCAAACCTAGGCTACACCCTGTCTTGCCAAATTGTTTAA